A window from Schistocerca gregaria isolate iqSchGreg1 chromosome 8, iqSchGreg1.2, whole genome shotgun sequence encodes these proteins:
- the LOC126284302 gene encoding neurogenin-2 → MTAEQLSGGCGVSEARPETSRGYPPYGDGDDLDLELELASLEDEEDEEDECDGDSEGSRPRHHQQQKSQQQQLLQQTQQQQQVSRPRGRRGGSSKPRAGRARSPTQLLRLKRHRRMKANDRERHRMHLLNEALDRLRCVLPTFPEDTKLTKIETLRFAHNYIWALSQTVRMIHSQQQQQPDDPASAVALEPAADLLQAAGAHARAQAQAQAQAQAHAQSAPPPVTLSVGSVTVSIGGERGNLITSSSGSCAVAQQRRLQGQQLFAASSAPACASLHEDTCSSYSDLSDCYGSPPSYHPHHSMYQCL, encoded by the exons ATGACCGCCGAGCAGCTGTCGGGCGGCTGTGGTGTGTCGGAGGCGCGGCCGGAGACGTCTCGCGGCTACCCTCCCTATGGAGACGGCGACGACCTGGATCTGGAACTGGAGCTGGCCAGCCTGGAAGATGAAGAGGACGAGGAAGACGAGTGCGACGGCGACAGCGAAGGCAGCCGGCCGCGTCACCACCAGCAGCAGAAgtcacagcagcagcagctgctgcagcagacgcagcagcagcagcaggtgtcCAGGCCCAGGGGACGCAGGGGCGGCTCCAGCAAACCCAGGGCCGGCCGCGCGCGCAGCCCCACACAG CTGCTGCGGCTGAAGCGGCACCGGCGCATGAAGGCGAACGACCGCGAGCGCCACCGCATGCACCTGCTGAACGAGGCGCTGGACCGGCTGCGCTGCGTGCTGCCCACCTTCCCCGAGGACACGAAGCTCACCAAGATCGAGACGCTGCGCTTCGCGCACAACTACATCTGGGCGCTGAGCCAGACGGTGCGCATGATccacagccagcagcagcagcagccggacGACCCCGCGTCCGCGGTCGCGCTCGAGCCGGCGGCCGACCTGCTGCAGGCGGCCGGTGCGCATGCGCGGGCGCAGGCCcaggcgcaggcgcaggcgcaggcgcaTGCGCAGTCGGCGCCACCGCCCGTGACGCTGAGCGTGGGCAGCGTGACCGTGAGCATCGGCGGCGAGCGCGGCAACCTCATCACCTCGAGCAGCGGCAGCTGCGCCGTCGCGCAGCAGCGCAGGCTCCAGGGCCAGCAGCTGTTCGCCGCATCCAGCGCTCCAGCCTGCGCCAGCCTGCACGAGGACACCTGCTCCAGCTACAGCGACCTCTCCGACTGCTACGGCAGTCCGCCCTCCTACCACCCGCACCACTCAATGTACCAGTGCCTGTGA